The sequence below is a genomic window from Desulfobacterales bacterium.
AGGATTTTCGTAGTCTGGTGGGGCTGCGGAACGGACCGGGCCAAGGGCCGGCCTAGAGAATCGAGTCCGCATTGAAGACGGTCGCCCGGGATTGAGTCTGTTCCTATCCGCTGCGAGGGGTTGTTTAATGTGTGAATTCTGTACCAGGCATGGAGAAGGGAAGAAATGGTATGAGAATATGGCCAACTACACCAGCGAGGTGTTTCACCAGGTCAACTCCGAGCGGAATTTAAAAAAATATCGTAACCGTTCACCAGGGGCTACAAATTTACGGAAACCACCGGCCTGTAAGCGTTTACCAGTGCCACGGATTCGTGCAAGCAGGCCGGCGAATCTATAGTATGCCTATGTGAGCCGGCCTGATCGTGCGAAGATGGGGTGCTGGTGAACGCTTACAAAATATCTCCTGGACTTCCGCCGGCATCTCCGGCAGGGCCCGGCCCGGGCCCTGCGCTGGAAGAAACGGGTGCCGCGGATCTATGAGTATTTCATCGCCCCGCTGCTCTCCCGCCATTACCAGAAGATCCATTTCGGCCAGATCGTCCCGGTCGAGGACGCGGAAAATATCCTGGACCGGGTAAGCTCGATCATCCGCCTGCCCTGCATCTGCCGCAAGGTCACCACTGGTCGGGAGAAGCGCTTCTGTTATGCGGTGGGCCTGGATCTGACCTCGACCATGAAAGAGGCGCCCGACTTTTGCGATTTTGACCGGGTCACCGTTGAAGAGGCGAAAAAAGCGATTCGCGCCCTTGACGAACAGGGCAATACCCACAGCGTCTGGACCTTTCAGACCCCGTTCATCGGCTCCCTATGCAACTGTGACCGGGACTGCGTGGCCTACCGGGTTCAGGAGCGGATGGCCCTGGGCAAGGTCATGTGGAAGGCGGAGTATGTGGCCGGAATCGACCCGCTGCTCTGCAACGGCTGCAAGGAGTGCCTGGATCGCTGTTACTTCAAGGCGATCGCCTATGACCGGGCCAATAAAAAATGTTCGGTGAGGCTGCCGCGCTGCTACGGCTGCGGCCTGTGCCGCAATGTCTGCCCCCAGGCGGCGGTGGCGCTGTACGATCGGGCCGGGGTCCCCCAGGCGGCTGCCGTCTGGTAGAAGGGTGTGTCTGTCTCCTGCCCTGTTTGTCGAAAATGGGTTTGGGCGACATGCGCGTTGCCAGGGGCGTACCATCCCTCCGGGTCTGCTCCAGTTCGCAGGGACCGTGTATGCCTTCTCTTTGTCCGGCAAACTGTTCAAGCCGTCGCCGACCCGGCGGCAGCGGGTTTCTAGCGGCCCCCGCGTCTCTGTCCGCCGCCCTGGCCGGTCCGCAGGTCGAGACCCAGCGGGGCCGAGCCCCGGCCGGGCCGGGCTCCGGAACCGCCGGGGCTCTTTTGGCCCGGCCCGCCGGTCCGGGTCGAACTCACTGGCCGGGCGCCCTGCTGTTTGCCCTGACCAGGTTTTGTTTTACTCTGCCGGGCCGGTTTGCGGCGCGGCCGCGGTTGCCGGGGCGGCCGGGCGAACTCGGTGTTCTTTCGGGGCGGGGTGACCCTGTAGTCAAAGCCGGCCACGGTGCGCCGTTCCAGCGGGCTGCCCAGGGCCCGCTCAATGGCGCGGATCATGGTCTGATCCTCGCCAGAGACCAGGGTATAGGCCTCGCCGCTTTTGGCGGCCCGTCCGGTACGGCCGATCCGGTGGATGTAGGCGTCGGTGGTGTTGGGGATGTCGTAGTTGATCACATGGGAGATCAGGCTTACATCAATGCCCCGGGCCGCGATATCGGTTGCCACCAGTATCTGGAAGCTGCCGTCGCGAAAGCCGTTTAATGCCGCCTGCCGTCTGTTCTGGGACAGGTTGCCCTGGAGCGAGGCCGCCCGGAAGCCGGACTTGGCCAGTTTTTCGCCCAGCCGCTTGGCCCGGTACTTGGTGCGGGTGAACACCAGCACTGATTCGGTTTGGGTGAGTTTCAACAACTCCAGGAGCATGGCGGTCTTCAGGTGCGGTTCCACCGGGTACAGGGCGTGGCTCACGGTCCGGGCCGGGGCCACCGTATCCACCTGGATTGTTGCCGGGTCATGCAGTACCTCGTGGGCCAGCCCCCTGATCTCGTCGGGCATGGTGGCGGAGAAAAGGAGCGTCTGCCGTTTTTTCGGGACATACCTGATGATCCGGCGGATATCCGGGAGAAAACCCATGTCGAACATATGGTCGGCCTCGTCCAGGACCAGGGTCTCGAGATGGGAGAGATCGATGTTGCCCTGGTTCAGGT
It includes:
- a CDS encoding DEAD/DEAH box helicase — translated: MKFNDFNFHPQVRAGVTTAGYQTPTPIQTQAIPRVMQGNDVMGLAQTGTGKTAAFVLPMLHRLLAGRRGPVRGLIIAPTRELAEQINEAIIELGKETGIRSLTIYGGVNANPQVAKLKQGVDIVVACPGRLLDHLNQGNIDLSHLETLVLDEADHMFDMGFLPDIRRIIRYVPKKRQTLLFSATMPDEIRGLAHEVLHDPATIQVDTVAPARTVSHALYPVEPHLKTAMLLELLKLTQTESVLVFTRTKYRAKRLGEKLAKSGFRAASLQGNLSQNRRQAALNGFRDGSFQILVATDIAARGIDVSLISHVINYDIPNTTDAYIHRIGRTGRAAKSGEAYTLVSGEDQTMIRAIERALGSPLERRTVAGFDYRVTPPRKNTEFARPPRQPRPRRKPARQSKTKPGQGKQQGARPVSSTRTGGPGQKSPGGSGARPGRGSAPLGLDLRTGQGGGQRRGGR